Within Acinetobacter sp. LoGeW2-3, the genomic segment TCCCATTTCCGCGCTTTGACCTGCCACTTTAGCAATCGTGATTGGACCAGATAAATTATCCAGACCGATCAGCCCACGTACCATTTTCACGATCGAATTCAGGATCATGGAAGATAGCTGCGTAGTTTTATCAAAAGCCATGACCAATGCTTCAGTCGGACTATATTGAATTGTTTGTTTGTATTCTGCCGGAATGGTGATTTTGCCTGGGTCACTTTGTACACCCAGCATACCGGTCACTTTACCCATATTGTCACGTTTCGCCTGTGGCATCACCTGCAAATGCACCACCTGGTTATTACGCAACACCTCTATTTTTAGTAATTTTTCTGGTGATGCCTGTACCACTTGTACTACATCAAACCAGTTTTTCATCGCCACACCATCAATGGCAATGATCTTATCACCTTCTTTCATCCCTTGACGGATCGCAGCACCATCTTCACTCAGCTTAGACACCACTGCCGGAATCTCAGGACGATACGGTATAAAACCCAAAGTATCTAATGGAGATTGTGATTGATCCTTTAGGAAGTTCTGAATTGGTAGATTAAAGTTTTTTAGCTGTCCATTACGTTCAGCCTGAATCGAAATTTGTCCGGTTTCACCGACACGATCCACCAAGGCATAATTCAGCTTTTCCCAAGTCGCAACTTGAGTCCCATCAACCGCAGTGATTTTGTCACCTTGCTGCATCTGTACCGTAGCAGCAGGTGTATTAGGAAGCACTTGTCCCACACGAGTGTTTAATTGCTCTTGCGCTGGCAGAAATAAAATCCAGAACAGGATCACGGCAAAGAAAAGATTGATTAACGGACCCGCTGCAACAATAGCGATACGCTTCCATGGATGTTGACGATTAAATGCTTTAGGCTTTTCTTCTTCAGGAACCTCACCCTCACGCTCATCCAGCATTTTGACATAGCCGCCAAACGGCAAAGCAGAAAGCTGATACTGAATACCAGATTTCTTTGAAGTCCATTTGATCAGCGTTGGGCCAAAGCCAATCGAATAAACCAGCACCTTCACGCCAAGTTTTCGCGCTACAAAGTAGTGTCCAAATTCATGGATCGCAATCAATGGACCCAATAACAGAATTGCAGCTGCGATAATAAACAAGGCGTTCATGTCTTAACTTCCTTTATTCACAACGAATTGACGTGCGATATCACGCGCCTGCTGATCAGCCTCAAGAATCACTTCCAGCTGATCTGCTGTCTGATTGTCCATCGAATTCAGCGTATGTTCAACTACCTGAGGAATTTGTGTGAAAGCAATTTTTTCAT encodes:
- the rseP gene encoding RIP metalloprotease RseP; amino-acid sequence: MNALFIIAAAILLLGPLIAIHEFGHYFVARKLGVKVLVYSIGFGPTLIKWTSKKSGIQYQLSALPFGGYVKMLDEREGEVPEEEKPKAFNRQHPWKRIAIVAAGPLINLFFAVILFWILFLPAQEQLNTRVGQVLPNTPAATVQMQQGDKITAVDGTQVATWEKLNYALVDRVGETGQISIQAERNGQLKNFNLPIQNFLKDQSQSPLDTLGFIPYRPEIPAVVSKLSEDGAAIRQGMKEGDKIIAIDGVAMKNWFDVVQVVQASPEKLLKIEVLRNNQVVHLQVMPQAKRDNMGKVTGMLGVQSDPGKITIPAEYKQTIQYSPTEALVMAFDKTTQLSSMILNSIVKMVRGLIGLDNLSGPITIAKVAGQSAEMGWQTFISFMALMSVSLGILNLLPIPMLDGGHLVYYFIELLRGKPVSEQIQLVGLKIGMVLLGSMMLLALFNDFMRL